A window of the Lolium perenne isolate Kyuss_39 chromosome 7, Kyuss_2.0, whole genome shotgun sequence genome harbors these coding sequences:
- the LOC127304039 gene encoding uncharacterized mitochondrial protein AtMg00810-like, protein MTASSTALLQQITAQLSAEFALKDLGALHYFLGIEVVRTATGFFLHQQKYAHEQLERAGMLNCKPASTHVDTKAKVSAVEGSPASDASFYRSVVGGLQYLTLTRPDLQYAVQQVCLHMHAPRDTHWALVKRILRYIRGTMSMGLTLTASSDTSLVAYSDADWAGCPDTRRSTSGYCVYLGPSLISWSSKRQPTVSRSSAEAEYRAVANAVAECSWLRQLLQELHCPVPKATIVYCDNVSAVYLSANPVHHRRMKHIELDIHFVREHVALGRVRVLHIPTDQQFADHFSFADNDHDRLSQVPISRFSIRHGEQMQQRVAPTDMHGCAAQCEHKVAPTLTASTAGVLVAVGQSIPTGLLEEVSE, encoded by the exons ATGACTGCTTCCTCGACGGCTCTTCTGCAGCAGATCACAGCTCAGCTCAGCGCTGAGTTCGCCCTCAAGGACTTGGGGGCCctccactacttcctcggcatcgaggtcgtCCGCACCGCAACCGGgttcttcttgcatcagcagaagTATGCGCATGAGCAGCTGGAGCGCGCCGGCATGCTTAACTGCAAGCCCGCTTCCACGCATGTCGACACGAAGGCCAAGGTATCCGCCGTTGAGGGCTCTCCGGCGTCCGATGCTTCCTTCTATCGCTCCGTCGTTGGTGGTCTTCAGTATCTCACCTTGACGAGGCCGGATCTTCAGTACGCTGTTCAGCAGGTGTGCCTTCACATGCACGCTCCGCGTGACACTCATTGGGCACTGGTAAAACGGATCCTCCGCTACATCCGTGGCACCATGTCCATGGGACTCACCCTGACGGCCTCTTCCGACACCAGCCTTGTCGCCTACTCCGACGCCGACTGGGCTGGGTGTCCTGACACGCGCCGCTCTACCTCCGGCTACTGCGTCTACCTTGGTCCGTCCCTGATATCGTGGTCGTCTAAACGACAACCCACGGTTTCACGCTCGAGCGCCGAGGCTGAGTACAGGGCTGTGGCTAACGCCGTTGCTGAGTGTTCCTGGCTACGACAGCTTTTACAGGAGCTACACTGCCCGGTTCCGAAGGCCACGATTGTCTACTGCGACAATGTCTCCGCGGTGTATCTCTCTGCTAATCCCGTACATCATCGCAGGATGAAGCATATCGAGCTCGACATTCACTTCGTCCGGGAGCACGTTGCCCTTGGTCGTGTCCGTGTTCTACACATTCCCACCGATCAACAGTTCGCCGAT CATTTCTCTTTTGCTGATAATGACCATGATCGACTCTCGCAAGTTCCAATTAGTAGATTCAGTATAAGACACGGTGAACAGATGCAGCAGAGAGTGGCACCTACAGATATGCATGGCTGTGCAGCTCAATGCGAGCACAAGGTCGCGCCCACTCTAACTGCTAGTACTGCTGGAGTGCTTGTAGCAGTTGGTCAGAGCATCCCCACTGGTCTCCTTGAAGAGGTCTCCGAGTGA